A DNA window from Carnobacterium funditum DSM 5970 contains the following coding sequences:
- the menA gene encoding 1,4-dihydroxy-2-naphthoate polyprenyltransferase: protein MTLTVFLKLVEIQTKIASLFPFLLGALFSRTYFKSFNIGNTFIFFVAMLLVDMTTTAINNLMDYQKAKDETYKKQVNIIGQQNISEKTVTQLIVVMLSVSSLLGLWLVFQTTILLLIMGGACFIVGIFYTFGPVPISRMPLGEILSGLVMGFGIFFITVYVNVESETLLNLVFQGTTFLLTGDYLAIITIAFVSLPTVFLIANIMLANNICDLDQDVSNHRFTLPFYIGKKYAILLFDSLTYASYVIIILAVLFKLMHPILLLLMFTFIPIQKNLQEFNVQQLKEKTFSLAIKNITIFSGTETLLLAVSLMLNN from the coding sequence TTGACGCTAACTGTTTTTTTAAAACTTGTTGAGATACAGACAAAAATTGCTAGTTTATTTCCTTTTTTATTAGGAGCTCTATTTTCTCGTACTTATTTCAAGTCATTTAATATAGGAAATACATTTATATTTTTTGTGGCAATGTTGTTAGTTGATATGACTACAACAGCCATCAATAATTTGATGGATTATCAAAAAGCTAAAGATGAAACGTACAAAAAACAAGTCAACATTATTGGGCAACAAAATATTTCCGAAAAAACAGTTACCCAGTTGATAGTTGTTATGCTAAGCGTTTCTTCACTATTAGGTTTATGGCTAGTTTTTCAAACAACAATCTTGTTGCTTATTATGGGAGGGGCTTGCTTTATTGTCGGGATTTTCTATACATTTGGTCCAGTTCCAATTTCGAGAATGCCATTGGGAGAAATACTTTCAGGGTTAGTTATGGGTTTCGGTATTTTTTTCATTACCGTTTACGTAAATGTGGAATCAGAGACACTGCTAAACTTGGTTTTTCAAGGGACCACATTTCTTCTAACAGGAGACTATCTCGCCATTATAACAATAGCTTTTGTTTCACTACCAACGGTCTTTTTGATTGCGAATATTATGTTAGCCAATAACATTTGTGACTTGGATCAGGACGTTAGCAACCATCGTTTTACTTTGCCTTTTTATATAGGGAAAAAATACGCCATTTTATTGTTTGATTCATTAACGTATGCTTCTTATGTAATTATCATTTTAGCAGTGTTGTTCAAGTTGATGCATCCGATATTACTTTTACTTATGTTTACCTTTATTCCTATCCAGAAAAATCTCCAAGAATTTAATGTGCAGCAGCTAAAAGAAAAAACTTTTTCTTTAGCTATTAAGAATATCACTATTTTTAGTGGAACAGAAACTCTATTATTAGCTGTTAGTTTAATGCTCAATAATTAG
- a CDS encoding FAD:protein FMN transferase — translation METKNNWKIFFLLFSMLLFISGCSEEKETTGLVDEPYSRTEFLMGTVVNVKIYDEGKQEVLTRVFNRIEELSGKITVNDGKSEVEKINEQAGIKPLEVSDDVYSLLKAAYGYSSESEGSFDMTVGPLTNLWHIGFDDAKKPTQSEIDDSLTLVDYSKVELDDEKQTIFLTEKNMRLDLGAIAKGYITDEAVRILKSNGVVTAIVDLGGNIFVLGNSPRAKGAAWNVGIQNPFETHGEIIGSIPINNKTIVTSGIYERFIEVDGVKYHHLLNPKTGCPFDNDLAGVSIVADKSVDGDGLSTVVFSKGLEGGLDFINQREDVEAIFVTKDRYIYLSEGLKNGFRLNNDEFNLKN, via the coding sequence ATGGAGACTAAAAACAATTGGAAGATTTTTTTTCTTTTATTTAGTATGCTGCTCTTTATTTCTGGTTGCAGCGAGGAAAAAGAAACAACCGGGCTAGTAGATGAACCATATAGTAGGACAGAATTTTTGATGGGAACAGTAGTAAATGTGAAAATTTACGACGAGGGGAAACAAGAAGTATTAACGAGAGTCTTTAATCGAATTGAAGAACTATCTGGAAAGATTACAGTCAATGATGGTAAATCTGAAGTCGAAAAAATAAATGAACAAGCAGGCATCAAACCGCTAGAAGTATCTGATGATGTTTATTCCTTGTTGAAAGCTGCATACGGATATAGCAGTGAGAGTGAAGGAAGCTTTGATATGACTGTCGGACCATTGACTAATCTATGGCACATTGGCTTCGATGATGCCAAAAAACCAACACAATCCGAAATCGATGATTCTTTAACTTTAGTAGATTACTCAAAAGTAGAGTTAGATGATGAGAAACAAACGATTTTCTTAACAGAAAAAAATATGCGATTAGATTTAGGTGCAATTGCAAAAGGGTATATTACAGATGAAGCAGTGAGAATCTTGAAATCTAACGGAGTAGTTACTGCAATTGTTGATCTAGGAGGCAATATATTTGTCTTAGGAAATAGCCCCCGTGCTAAAGGAGCTGCATGGAATGTTGGGATTCAAAATCCTTTCGAAACACATGGAGAAATTATAGGTTCGATTCCAATCAACAATAAAACAATTGTAACATCAGGCATCTATGAAAGATTCATTGAGGTAGATGGAGTGAAGTACCATCATTTACTAAACCCTAAAACAGGTTGTCCTTTTGATAACGATTTAGCGGGAGTCAGTATTGTGGCAGACAAATCGGTTGATGGTGATGGGTTATCAACTGTCGTTTTTTCTAAAGGGCTAGAAGGTGGTTTGGACTTTATTAATCAAAGAGAAGATGTAGAAGCTATTTTTGTTACGAAAGACAGATATATCTATTTGTCTGAAGGATTGAAAAATGGTTTTAGGTTGAATAATGATGAATTCAATTTGAAGAATTAA
- the rplA gene encoding 50S ribosomal protein L1, with product MAKKGKQYLAALEKVDADKLYTVEEAVALIKETSFAKFDETIEVAYRLGVDPKKADQQIRGAVVLPNGTGKTQKVLVFAKGDKAKEAEAAGADYVGEAELVQKINGGWFDFDVVVATPDMMAEVGRLGRVLGPKGLMPNPKTGTVTMDVTKAINEIKAGKVTYRVDKAGNVHAPIGKVSFDTAKLIENFGTINDTMLKVKPSTAKGQYIKNISITSTFGPGVKVDANTFA from the coding sequence ATGGCTAAAAAAGGTAAACAATATTTAGCAGCTTTAGAAAAAGTAGACGCTGATAAGCTTTATACTGTAGAAGAAGCTGTAGCTTTGATAAAAGAAACTAGTTTTGCTAAATTTGATGAAACGATTGAAGTAGCATATAGACTTGGTGTAGACCCTAAGAAAGCTGACCAACAAATTCGTGGGGCAGTTGTTCTTCCAAACGGAACAGGTAAAACACAAAAAGTTTTAGTTTTTGCTAAAGGCGACAAAGCAAAAGAAGCAGAAGCAGCTGGAGCAGACTACGTCGGCGAAGCTGAATTAGTACAAAAAATCAATGGTGGATGGTTTGATTTTGACGTTGTTGTAGCAACACCAGACATGATGGCTGAAGTTGGCCGTTTAGGACGCGTTTTAGGACCCAAAGGTTTAATGCCTAACCCTAAAACAGGGACTGTTACTATGGATGTTACGAAAGCAATCAATGAAATTAAAGCTGGTAAAGTTACTTACCGTGTAGACAAAGCAGGAAACGTTCATGCTCCTATCGGAAAAGTATCATTTGATACAGCTAAATTAATTGAAAACTTTGGAACAATCAACGACACAATGCTTAAAGTAAAACCTTCAACTGCTAAAGGTCAATATATCAAAAATATATCAATCACTAGCACATTTGGACCTGGCGTTAAAGTTGACGCTAATACATTTGCATAA
- a CDS encoding Gx transporter family protein, whose product MTKNQKVVYIALLAAQAVILGLVERGIPFPFAFAPGAKLGIANLITIIALFTLPFKDSFTVVWIRLIMTTLLGGTLSTFLYSCTGALLSYFGMLLVKQLGPKYVSIIGISAIGGILHNVGQLAVASWISQTWTVMLYLPILSFMGILSGMAIGIAANYLMEHVRTLRDFKVQYYDKISD is encoded by the coding sequence ATGACAAAAAATCAAAAAGTTGTTTATATAGCCTTGCTAGCTGCGCAAGCGGTTATTTTAGGTTTAGTTGAGCGGGGTATTCCTTTTCCATTTGCTTTTGCTCCTGGGGCAAAATTAGGAATCGCAAACTTAATTACTATCATCGCACTATTCACTCTTCCTTTCAAAGATAGTTTTACTGTCGTTTGGATCCGGCTAATTATGACAACCTTATTAGGAGGCACTCTCTCTACTTTTTTATATAGTTGTACTGGTGCTTTATTAAGTTATTTTGGCATGCTATTAGTCAAACAATTAGGACCAAAATATGTCAGTATTATCGGTATCAGTGCCATAGGAGGTATCTTACACAATGTTGGACAATTAGCCGTCGCCAGTTGGATTTCTCAAACTTGGACTGTTATGTTATATTTACCTATCCTATCCTTTATGGGCATTTTATCTGGTATGGCTATTGGAATTGCGGCTAATTATTTGATGGAACATGTTCGAACGCTTAGAGATTTTAAAGTTCAATATTATGATAAAATTAGTGATTAA
- the rplK gene encoding 50S ribosomal protein L11 codes for MAKKVVKLVKLQIPAGKASPAPPVGPALGQAQVNIMGFCKEFNARTQDLGGLLTPVVISVYEDRSFTFITKTPPAAVLLKKAAGIDKASGEPNKKKVAAVTSAQVKEIAETKMPDLNAATIEAAMQMVEGTARSMGITVEG; via the coding sequence GTGGCCAAAAAAGTTGTCAAATTAGTTAAATTGCAGATTCCTGCAGGAAAAGCAAGTCCAGCTCCCCCAGTAGGTCCAGCTTTAGGTCAAGCGCAAGTGAACATCATGGGATTCTGTAAAGAATTCAATGCACGTACGCAAGATTTAGGTGGATTACTGACACCAGTTGTTATTTCTGTATATGAAGATCGTTCATTTACTTTTATTACAAAAACACCGCCTGCGGCTGTTTTGCTTAAAAAAGCTGCTGGTATTGATAAAGCATCCGGTGAACCAAACAAGAAAAAAGTTGCAGCTGTTACAAGTGCACAAGTAAAAGAAATTGCTGAAACAAAAATGCCTGACCTAAATGCTGCAACGATTGAAGCTGCTATGCAAATGGTAGAAGGTACTGCACGAAGCATGGGAATTACTGTCGAAGGTTAA
- the rpmG gene encoding 50S ribosomal protein L33 produces the protein MTIKKSALACSICGSRNYSKKVNSAGRTERLEVKKFCKYCNQHTIHRETK, from the coding sequence ATGACCATTAAAAAATCTGCTCTAGCGTGTTCGATATGCGGATCTAGAAACTATTCTAAAAAGGTAAATAGTGCTGGACGTACGGAACGACTAGAAGTAAAGAAATTTTGTAAATATTGCAATCAGCATACAATACATCGCGAAACGAAATAA
- the rplL gene encoding 50S ribosomal protein L7/L12 gives MSLNIEQIIADLKESTVLELNDLVKAIEEEFGVTAAAPVAAAGGAESAAAEQTEFTVELTAVGDAKIKVIKAVREATGLGLKEAKSLVDGAPAAIKEDISKEDAEAMKEALEAAGATVTVK, from the coding sequence ATGTCATTAAACATTGAACAAATCATTGCTGATTTGAAAGAATCAACAGTATTAGAATTAAACGACTTAGTAAAAGCTATTGAAGAAGAATTTGGCGTAACTGCAGCAGCTCCTGTAGCTGCTGCTGGTGGAGCAGAATCTGCTGCTGCTGAACAAACAGAATTCACAGTTGAATTAACAGCTGTTGGAGACGCAAAAATTAAAGTAATCAAAGCAGTTCGCGAAGCAACTGGTTTAGGTTTGAAAGAAGCTAAATCTTTAGTTGACGGAGCACCTGCAGCAATTAAAGAAGATATTTCTAAAGAAGACGCTGAAGCAATGAAAGAAGCTCTTGAAGCTGCTGGCGCAACTGTAACAGTTAAATAA
- a CDS encoding NAD(P)/FAD-dependent oxidoreductase: MTSKNIVVVGAGFAGIATTKKLAKRFKKNPEVKITLIDRHSYQTYMTELHEVAGGRVEEDAIRFDLQRLFCRLKNVALVTDNVTEIDHDKRLVLTENGSFPFDYLVLGMGGEPNDFGTPGVKENAFTLWSLDDALDIRHHIEQTVALAAVERDVAKRKAMLTFVVCGSGFTGIEMIGELLDWKKRLAKDNKIDPSEMNLMVVEAAPTILNMITRKDADKAERYMAKKRIQLLKNSPIIAVESDHIVLKSDEKIPTHTLIWTAGVKANTDTEKFEMETAGAGRLVANEFMEAKGLEKVYVVGDLVYYEEFKDTPTPQIVQAAEQTGHTAADNIIADIEKTEKKVYSGNYQGFMVSIGSTYGVAHLGGAIHLSGFFAILMKHLVNLYYFFGIRSGYYATQYIFHEFFHIKDRRNIFRGHLSRYGNVLWSVPLRIFYGSMWLFEGIKKAFGLFGTDSWFGNKVALPFSWLQDATAGASQAVDSGAAEAAKPIFGLSYAYGEEPMMIFTRAPYWFQSIMKIMIPTPEVALIFQKVMTLLEIAIGLALIAGLFVWLLSALTVVLVASFTLSGMFYWVNIWFIFVALALMNGSGRAFGLDYYIIPWIQKIAGKWWYGTPASLYNKKA; this comes from the coding sequence ATGACTTCAAAAAACATTGTTGTTGTTGGTGCGGGATTTGCCGGCATCGCTACTACAAAAAAACTGGCGAAACGTTTTAAAAAAAATCCTGAGGTGAAAATCACTCTGATTGACCGCCATTCTTATCAAACTTATATGACCGAATTGCATGAAGTAGCCGGCGGTAGAGTAGAAGAGGATGCTATCAGATTTGATTTACAACGTTTATTTTGCCGATTAAAGAATGTCGCTTTAGTTACAGATAATGTAACTGAAATTGATCATGACAAGAGATTGGTATTAACAGAAAATGGTTCATTTCCTTTTGATTACCTTGTTTTAGGCATGGGTGGAGAACCAAATGACTTTGGAACTCCTGGAGTAAAAGAAAATGCATTTACCTTATGGTCACTAGACGATGCTTTAGATATTAGACATCATATAGAACAAACAGTTGCGCTTGCTGCTGTTGAAAGAGACGTGGCTAAACGTAAAGCCATGTTGACCTTCGTTGTTTGTGGTTCTGGTTTTACAGGAATTGAAATGATCGGTGAATTATTAGATTGGAAAAAAAGATTGGCTAAAGACAATAAAATTGATCCATCCGAAATGAACTTGATGGTCGTTGAAGCTGCTCCAACTATCTTAAATATGATCACACGCAAAGATGCAGATAAAGCAGAAAGATACATGGCTAAAAAAAGGATTCAATTGCTAAAAAATTCTCCGATCATTGCTGTCGAATCAGACCATATCGTTTTAAAGTCTGATGAGAAGATACCTACGCATACATTAATTTGGACTGCTGGCGTAAAAGCGAATACCGATACTGAAAAATTTGAAATGGAAACTGCTGGAGCGGGCCGTTTAGTTGCCAATGAGTTTATGGAAGCTAAAGGATTAGAAAAAGTCTATGTTGTTGGTGATTTAGTGTATTACGAGGAATTTAAAGATACACCAACACCGCAAATTGTTCAAGCTGCTGAACAAACTGGTCATACCGCTGCTGATAATATTATTGCCGATATTGAAAAGACTGAAAAGAAAGTCTATTCTGGTAATTATCAGGGCTTTATGGTTTCAATTGGTTCAACATATGGGGTTGCACATCTAGGAGGAGCCATTCATTTAAGTGGATTCTTTGCTATTTTAATGAAGCATTTAGTTAACTTGTATTATTTCTTCGGCATTCGTTCTGGTTATTATGCTACACAATACATTTTCCATGAATTCTTTCATATTAAAGACCGACGCAATATTTTCCGTGGTCATTTATCACGCTATGGAAATGTCCTTTGGAGTGTACCTCTACGAATCTTTTATGGCAGTATGTGGCTTTTTGAAGGAATCAAAAAAGCTTTTGGTTTGTTCGGCACCGATAGTTGGTTTGGAAATAAAGTCGCTTTACCTTTTTCATGGTTACAAGACGCTACTGCTGGCGCTTCCCAAGCTGTTGACAGCGGGGCTGCTGAAGCAGCCAAACCAATATTCGGCTTAAGTTATGCCTATGGCGAAGAACCTATGATGATTTTTACAAGAGCACCTTATTGGTTTCAAAGTATCATGAAAATTATGATTCCTACACCTGAAGTCGCTTTAATTTTCCAAAAAGTAATGACTCTTCTTGAAATTGCAATCGGTCTAGCTCTTATTGCAGGATTATTTGTTTGGTTGTTAAGTGCTTTAACCGTTGTTTTAGTTGCAAGTTTTACTTTATCAGGAATGTTTTACTGGGTTAACATTTGGTTTATTTTCGTTGCCCTTGCATTAATGAACGGTTCCGGTCGTGCATTTGGGTTAGATTACTATATTATTCCATGGATTCAAAAAATAGCTGGGAAATGGTGGTATGGAACACCGGCTTCATTGTATAATAAAAAAGCATAG
- the rplJ gene encoding 50S ribosomal protein L10: protein MSQAAITEKQLLVETAKTQFQNAASVVVMDYRGLTVQEATELRKQLRDAGIVMQVIKNSVLSRAAEAAGLEGMNDVFKGPTAIAFSNEDIIAPAKIIANFAKEAPALEIKGGVIEGKVSSVEEMNSLATLPNRDGLLSMLLSVLQAPIRNTALIIKAVAESKEEEVA, encoded by the coding sequence ATGAGTCAAGCAGCAATCACAGAAAAACAATTGCTAGTTGAAACAGCGAAAACACAATTCCAAAACGCAGCGTCAGTTGTAGTAATGGATTACCGTGGTTTAACTGTTCAAGAAGCGACTGAATTACGTAAACAATTACGTGATGCAGGTATTGTGATGCAAGTAATCAAGAATTCTGTTTTGAGCCGTGCAGCAGAAGCAGCAGGTTTAGAAGGAATGAATGATGTTTTCAAGGGACCTACAGCTATTGCTTTTAGTAATGAAGATATAATTGCACCTGCAAAAATTATTGCAAATTTTGCTAAAGAAGCACCAGCTTTAGAAATTAAAGGTGGCGTAATCGAAGGTAAAGTATCATCAGTAGAAGAAATGAACTCTCTTGCAACATTACCGAATCGCGATGGTTTACTATCAATGTTACTATCTGTACTTCAAGCTCCAATTCGCAATACTGCTCTTATTATCAAAGCAGTTGCAGAATCAAAAGAAGAAGAAGTAGCTTAA
- a CDS encoding sigma factor → MLENDGLFTQMSDNEIIEVIKNGDDAPFDIIFKRYHALSVKITKDFYLKSFESEDFLQEARIVFNKTIHTFNSEKGHTFGNFYKLNLKHHIYSLVRKDMAKKRMIEKNAESLEEMLESKQGMQYILQGKDQLPTIEILQVRERLADYQATLSDFEQRVFLDFIHNEEVEAISAKLHCDILQVKNALDRCKRKLKQLLE, encoded by the coding sequence ATGTTAGAGAACGATGGCCTTTTTACACAAATGAGCGATAATGAAATAATAGAAGTAATAAAAAATGGGGATGATGCTCCTTTCGACATCATTTTTAAGCGCTACCATGCGCTGTCTGTTAAGATAACGAAAGATTTTTATTTAAAAAGCTTTGAATCAGAAGATTTTTTACAAGAAGCTAGAATAGTTTTTAATAAAACTATTCATACCTTTAATAGTGAAAAAGGTCACACGTTCGGTAATTTTTACAAGTTAAATCTGAAACATCATATATATAGCCTTGTTCGAAAAGATATGGCAAAGAAAAGAATGATTGAGAAAAATGCTGAATCACTAGAAGAAATGTTAGAGAGTAAGCAAGGCATGCAGTACATACTACAAGGAAAGGATCAACTGCCCACTATTGAAATACTTCAAGTTCGAGAAAGACTTGCCGACTATCAAGCTACTTTGTCAGATTTTGAACAACGTGTATTCTTGGACTTTATTCACAATGAAGAAGTTGAAGCCATATCAGCCAAATTACATTGTGATATTCTACAAGTTAAAAATGCACTAGATCGTTGCAAACGGAAACTAAAACAATTACTCGAATAA
- a CDS encoding class I SAM-dependent methyltransferase, protein MADHYFTNKPHTESEQSAWTYTLRGFTFKFVTDLGVFSKKTVDFGSRLLIETIDFDKMVEGDILDVGCGYGPIGLSLAKAANERMVEMVDVNERALGLAKQNASNNRISNAKIHPSNIYQQVEGESYAAIVSNPPIRAGKKVVHEILTGSFARLKAQGTLTIVIQKKQGAPSAKEKMKETFGNVEVLTKDKGYWIIQSTKN, encoded by the coding sequence ATGGCAGATCATTATTTTACAAATAAGCCGCATACTGAAAGCGAGCAGTCAGCTTGGACCTATACATTGCGAGGGTTTACATTTAAATTTGTAACAGATTTAGGCGTCTTTTCTAAAAAAACAGTTGATTTTGGTTCGCGTTTATTAATTGAAACGATTGATTTTGATAAAATGGTAGAAGGGGATATTCTGGATGTAGGTTGTGGATACGGACCGATTGGACTCTCGTTAGCTAAAGCAGCTAATGAACGAATGGTCGAAATGGTTGATGTCAACGAACGAGCTCTAGGATTAGCCAAACAAAATGCATCTAATAATCGAATTAGTAATGCAAAGATTCATCCTTCTAATATTTATCAACAGGTAGAAGGCGAATCTTATGCAGCAATCGTCAGCAATCCTCCTATTCGTGCAGGGAAAAAAGTCGTACATGAGATATTAACGGGTTCTTTTGCTCGGTTAAAAGCACAAGGAACGTTGACTATTGTTATACAGAAAAAGCAAGGGGCACCTAGTGCAAAAGAAAAAATGAAAGAAACATTTGGTAATGTAGAGGTATTAACAAAAGATAAAGGGTATTGGATTATCCAAAGCACAAAGAATTAA
- the secE gene encoding preprotein translocase subunit SecE, giving the protein MSKIKDFFVGVSHEMKAVTWPTSKELKRNTIIVFGVCLLFTIFFIVVDFGINSVLDFIL; this is encoded by the coding sequence ATGAGTAAGATAAAAGATTTTTTCGTTGGCGTAAGCCATGAAATGAAAGCTGTCACTTGGCCGACAAGTAAAGAATTAAAAAGAAACACAATTATTGTGTTTGGAGTTTGTCTGTTATTTACGATTTTCTTTATAGTTGTTGATTTCGGAATCAATTCTGTTCTTGATTTTATTTTATAA
- a CDS encoding polyprenyl synthetase family protein translates to MSVHSFWEPYLELQTELESVTQVMAKQIRLRNKEIEAALLDSIYAGGKMIRPAYTLLFSKFGNTQHVDRTLALAAAVELLHTATLIHDDVIDDSPLRRGTPSLQSKYGKDVAVYAGDYLFTVCFRLLSTYADTQEHIEINTRGMERILMGELDQMHLRYNKNMSIRGYLTQISGKTAQLFALACYSGALNGGQTEFFSRNGYYIGSHIGMAFQITDDILDYSQTLNVFGKPVLEDVRQGIYTAPLIFALQENNKRLRELVDKEAHMTGEDAKEVQQLVIELDGLEKAKQLARKYTQKAMKRIEQLPEQQEKEHIKKITLSLLDRHV, encoded by the coding sequence ATGTCTGTACATTCTTTCTGGGAACCTTATTTAGAATTGCAAACAGAATTAGAATCGGTCACGCAAGTAATGGCTAAACAAATTCGTTTACGCAACAAAGAAATTGAAGCAGCACTTTTGGATAGCATTTATGCCGGTGGAAAAATGATCCGCCCAGCATATACACTACTTTTCTCTAAATTTGGTAACACCCAACATGTGGATCGAACTCTTGCACTTGCAGCTGCTGTTGAATTATTGCACACAGCTACGTTAATTCATGATGATGTCATTGATGACTCCCCTCTGAGACGAGGAACACCTAGTCTCCAATCTAAATATGGCAAAGATGTAGCTGTTTATGCCGGCGATTACCTTTTTACAGTTTGTTTTCGTCTTTTATCTACTTATGCTGATACTCAAGAACATATTGAAATTAATACTCGAGGCATGGAGCGTATTCTAATGGGTGAGCTAGATCAAATGCATTTACGTTACAATAAAAATATGTCCATCCGCGGTTATTTAACTCAAATTTCTGGAAAAACAGCTCAATTATTCGCACTTGCTTGTTATTCAGGTGCTCTAAATGGCGGGCAAACAGAATTTTTTTCTAGAAATGGGTATTATATCGGTAGTCATATTGGTATGGCCTTTCAGATTACTGATGATATCTTAGATTATTCTCAAACTCTTAATGTCTTTGGTAAACCCGTTTTAGAAGATGTTCGTCAAGGTATCTATACCGCTCCTTTAATTTTTGCACTTCAAGAGAATAACAAACGATTAAGAGAACTTGTTGATAAAGAAGCACATATGACTGGAGAAGATGCTAAAGAAGTTCAACAGTTAGTTATCGAATTAGATGGTTTAGAAAAAGCAAAGCAATTAGCTAGAAAATATACGCAAAAAGCAATGAAACGAATAGAACAGTTGCCTGAACAACAAGAAAAAGAACACATAAAAAAGATTACTTTATCCTTATTAGACCGTCATGTTTAG
- a CDS encoding protein-export chaperone SecB: protein MATIEFKDYIIDKMQYQENDNYDHESDSLDVGVEFSASVAYEKNKGIVILMVALGDESNVQCPFTVYTSIKGIFEYELENEEEESEKDDLRELMSTNAIAILYPYLRSVVSDITLRANNYPVFVLPVVNVVEMMKKENSINIIDLDALENKDE, encoded by the coding sequence ATGGCAACTATTGAATTTAAAGACTATATAATAGATAAAATGCAATATCAAGAAAATGATAATTATGACCATGAAAGTGATTCTTTAGATGTAGGTGTTGAATTTAGTGCAAGTGTAGCATATGAAAAAAATAAAGGTATAGTTATTTTAATGGTTGCTTTGGGCGATGAAAGTAACGTTCAGTGTCCGTTTACAGTCTATACTAGTATAAAAGGTATCTTTGAATATGAGTTAGAGAATGAGGAAGAAGAAAGCGAGAAAGACGATCTTAGAGAATTAATGTCGACAAATGCTATAGCGATACTTTATCCATACTTAAGAAGTGTGGTTTCTGATATCACGCTCAGAGCTAATAACTATCCTGTTTTCGTTTTACCGGTTGTGAATGTTGTTGAAATGATGAAAAAAGAAAATTCAATCAATATAATAGATTTAGATGCTTTAGAAAACAAGGATGAGTAA
- the nusG gene encoding transcription termination/antitermination protein NusG, translating to MEQVEIEKHWYVLHTYSGYENKVKQNIESRANSMRMEDYIFRVVIPEEEETEKKNGKDKVTMKKTFPGYVLVEMIMSDDSWYVVRNTPGVTGFVGSHGAGSKPAPLLKEEIEVILRRLGISSRHKEVEFEIGESVTIIEGAFSGMIGKITEIEQEKAKLKVNVEMFGRETSTELDFEQADKL from the coding sequence GTGGAACAAGTTGAAATTGAAAAACACTGGTATGTCTTACACACATATTCAGGGTACGAAAATAAAGTGAAACAAAACATTGAATCACGTGCGAATAGCATGAGGATGGAAGATTATATTTTCCGTGTTGTCATACCTGAAGAAGAAGAAACAGAAAAGAAAAATGGTAAAGATAAAGTAACAATGAAAAAAACTTTCCCTGGTTATGTATTAGTGGAAATGATTATGTCGGATGATTCTTGGTATGTTGTCCGTAATACGCCAGGAGTAACAGGCTTTGTCGGTTCTCATGGCGCTGGAAGTAAGCCTGCCCCACTATTAAAAGAAGAGATTGAAGTTATCTTACGTCGTTTAGGTATCAGCTCTCGCCATAAAGAAGTTGAATTCGAAATAGGCGAATCGGTTACAATTATTGAAGGTGCTTTTAGTGGGATGATTGGTAAAATCACTGAAATTGAACAAGAAAAAGCTAAATTAAAAGTAAATGTAGAGATGTTTGGTCGCGAGACAAGTACAGAACTTGATTTCGAGCAAGCGGATAAACTTTAA